In Phoenix dactylifera cultivar Barhee BC4 chromosome 1, palm_55x_up_171113_PBpolish2nd_filt_p, whole genome shotgun sequence, the genomic stretch TCTTTCATACCACAGCTGAGTATTGAGTTGATCGATTCTTTGGTAGGGAGGATTGCTGGTGAGGTGACTGCCCAGTATGAGTCTGCTTTTGAGAGGCTGCACCACCGGATTGACGCTCTTGAGGAGAGTGTCAAGTCAGTTGAGAGGAGCCAGTGCAGTCATCAGGAAAGCATCACTGAGTGGTTTGAGAGCATCCTTGCCTATGTGTCAGGACTGACGCAACCTGAGCAACTCGACATCTCCGAGTTTGCAAAGGAGGCCGAAATCCTGAAGGGGAGGATGGAAGCTTCCACAGCTGAGATTTGCTCTCAGCTGGCAACCTTTTATGAACTGCAGCGGTCAAAATTCAGTACTTTGACCGATGCAATGGAGAGGCTCTTACTTGGTTTGGAGGTTCGTTTTGGTGCTGGCGCGCCAGCGCCTCAGCCTTCTCCTCCCAGGCCTTCTGCTCCTCCGGCCAGAGCCTCCGCACCTAATCCATCACAGCCTTTATCATCGAGGCCGAACTCGACTTCTTCACTGCCTTCATTTGCCACTCAGGCACAACCATCATCATCTCGGGCGTCGTCTTCTACTCAAGCACGATGTTCTGCGCAGAGGAGTGCTCGCCTTCGTCCACCCTCCTCTAGAGGATGATTTTGTATTTGCTGCATAGTGTATTTTGTGTTGGTTGTATGCATTTTGTGTTTTTAACACATGTATCTTTTTACTATAAATGTACTTTCAGAACATCTTTTATGTATTCAAGTTTACAGTGAATGAAAATGCATATCCTTTTGTCTCATTTACTATGCTTCTTGTATGTTTTGACTCTTTAATACTTCACCTTTTtcctacgatgacaaaaaggaggagaaaatatgatatattgtaagtaaagggaatcactaaacaagaaaacatttaagcaaaattgtcagattttttcttctataattaagaacttAAGTTCAAGTTTAGAACACTAAAAGAACATCCAGAAAACTTGAACAAAGTTTAAACAAAATTAAATGCACATGTTAagggagagaatctgaaattctaagaaagcaaactcGTTAAAGACAtacaagccaaacaattgattgaatgatttgaaggcttatataattccaaataaaagggaaaactttaatttcagagtttactgactcatacctttcaattttggatatactaaatgactagacatttgaattcatttcaaaactttaccaTGATTCATTCCTTAAATAagtaattcactttacaaatactcaatgttttgtcatcatcaaaaaggggaagattgtagAGTGATTGAATATTCCCCTAGTTGATTTTGATTAGTTCAAAGCACTTGAGTATGTTTTATGTTgttctaataaattcaatctagtatttcaaaGAAATCTTTATTAAATTATGTCTAAGTGCCTTGAGCTTTAGTTCAGAGTCTTTTGGTTAAGTATTGAATTCtgtctgaaccaaagtctgcatcacgagtcgactcctggactctgcgagtcgactccgggacacttgaagtttctggcacaagcttgagtcgactccgagactctatgagtcgactccgattgagaacagacagaaagacagaacgatggattttcAACCCtgagagcgagtcgactccaaaaggttgcgagtcgactccggtgctTGGCGAGTTGATTCtagatagttccgagtcgactccactgagaacaaacagaaaGATAGAACGTTGGATTTTCGACCCTAAGAGCGAGTGAactccaaaaggttgcgagtcgactccggtgcttagagagtcgactccagatggtcccgagtcgacttccagaagAAAACAGCGAAAACAGCAGAGAATTGATTTTTGAAGACCTGatatcgagtcgtctccaatggatctagagtcgactcccaaattagccgagtcgactccaacaaagcccgagtcgacttcgaggcaGATTAGttccaaaagacagagaatcaatttttcagtctctgagagcgagacgtcttccgaagatttcgagtcgcctctcaagtcagccgagtcgactccaagttaacccgagtcgactcgaggaagaaaaacagaaaatgggttctctggattcctgagaacgagccgacccctaagtgccctAGTCGTCTTcagctgttggcgagtcgactctagtttggtccgagtcaactccaggacaatgcatgcactttaattcaaatttgaaacagtggccgagtcgtctctagtatagcgcgagtcaactccagtaacagccgagtcgactccaaatcgcgtgagtcgactccgatcccaacgtaTACATTATCAGATTGTGTAGATGGGTTAGAACGGCTCTATTCTCCCCTCTAACAGCTATTTTTCAAATGGAATCACTTagatagccagagtgaacagtagtagataagaagagagttattccacttgagcataaaAGGTTTTCAACCACCAAAAGCATCTCAAGAGCGaatccaagcaaaagaagggaGAAGTGCATTTAACTAAAACCAAATAGGCTTTCTTCGCATTAAAAGCTCTACCGACTGTTTTCCATCCTTCGgttcattcaagaggagactcagaaatcgagaagcctcacttcctcatctcaaatctgtttgagagcttctaactcaatcttgtttatattgtttcatatttaCTTTTCAGAAGCTCTACTTGTGAACTTTAAACTCTTGCTTTTTGTATTTGACTCAATCAGGGAAttaaatcaagggttgtaaggtttgttggtaagccaaagataaaactaacggtgtaaggttgtggttggtgaaccggggaaaaccaactgggtttgattgtaaccccggaaaaacaatcgtttagttctagtcgatgagcctgtcaaaaccgaccgagttcgttgtgatctcgtgaaaacaacaagtttggttgtgagcttgaaaaacaattagctataatcctagggattatagtgaactcccaagtgcggcttggggagtggacgtaaaaGCAAgtgttagctccgaaccactataaacctctctgtgtttgtattggtctttgtctctttctctctcttcattcattgcatctagtgatataactaatccacttgcaatagatttagttaatcactcactttatttttgattggtcaataattaattaaaacccaattcacccccccttgggttgtctccttgggcaacaagtacccaaaatcttctcggcgaataaccgatatgggactaaacagacgcccgcatgggtcctcaagccctaacgtcctcggttatgtgaggatctgtgtgggtgtgtgtttagtcccacatcggttattcgccaagaagattttgggtacttatataggactaagaaACTCAAAAATATACCTTCTCACTAGTCATTTTATGTAAGAACCTGGATTGTTACCATAACTTTGCATGATTATCATTGCATTAGTGATTAAATTGATTTAAATTAGGTTAACAGCCAATGCCATGAGTAGGATTAAAAGCTTAGAACTACTAGCTTTTGAGAGTACTATAGATTTAGTCTTGGATAAAGTATCAGAGACAATGATGGAGAAATTTATATCACGATTCAAAAACTGAGAACTCGAGATCTGATTGAAAAAAACTTGGACAAGTTGACACAAGAACCAAGATGTCTCGTGAACAGATTTGATCTAgacatataaataaaaataaaaatattaaaggtTATCAGAATGCCGGAAAACCAACTGGAATAGCCTCAGGACTATCAATTTTTTCCGGTCCAAAGCATGCTGAACTGCATACACCGAAACAGCACTCGTTCACAGCGATCCATGTCAACTTTCCACACCTACCGCGCCGACGACAATATTGACACGGCTAAGTGGAAATGCATGGAAAAGAATGCCATGGCAGCTTCAGTTGGTCCAAATAAAGTTCAAACAAGGGTGGCGGGCTAGCAAAGTTGAATAAAAATGCTTAAGGGGAGTTACCATTAGAATAAAATGCAAGGTGGCCCGTGATTTGTGGAACATCGACCAACATCATGAACTTTGGCATTTTAtgggattggaatgaaagttcTCCCCTCCAAATGGAAGATGCTGGTTTGtgtctatttctttttcttcttcaaatggATTTTTCGCCATCTCAACGTTACGGCCAAAAATGTAGGACTATGCATCATCACCTTAGTTAAAAGCGTGCTGCCTGCTGAACCTAAATAATGGGGTCTGACGTCCTCTCTCTATAGTGGAATATTTGGCAGCAAGCACATTGCCACAAGAAATATCCTGTGAGGAGCAAATGGAGTTATATGATGATTAGGTTTAGAAAAATATTAAGATAACCAACAACTCTTGCAAACGCATATGATAGAGAATTAACGGCAAGTAATCAAGATTAGATGTGCATGTGCCTGGGTTGCACCCCTGTACCCCTAAGAGGCATTGCTCAACTTGCAATAAGATACATAGTAGGCAAGAAATATGGCCAGAAACAGCTCAGAAGTCAAAATCATAAACAAGCGATTAGGAGAATGTGGCCAACTTGCAATTGAGAAGGATCTGTGACCTACTTTGGGACTAAAAATAAGGCAGGCGCAAGTTGAAACCTTTGTCACGCAATCTACTGCCAGAAAAATGCCAAGAAAAACACACTGCTCGAATCCTATTACTTATTTTCTAGCCGAGCAAAACAATCGTTGTTCGCCGGTTCCCTCCTGAAATTTGGTTTAGCAGCAGAGCATCAATTTTTGCAATCTCTTTGGAAAACATGGTGGAAGGAGAACCTCATGGCTACGGAAAAGCAGACAGGGTTCCTGGATCTTATGCAACAAAATGGACACGGAGAGATTAGCTTAGAGACGTACGACTCGTATCGCTGCCATAAACTAATTTAGGTTTACAAACAAATTGCAAGCGTCCGCAGTTATAAATCCACAAATCCTGCTACAAGCCAACAAGGGAGCAGTGTCAGGAGGTGAAAAGCATCATGGAAAGAGCCATGAACATGAGAACCGACAACTTTCCTCCAGGCTTCTTACCCTGTACGACTTGACAACCAACTGCTGCCAGATTGTGGTTCTAAAAGGTtgcatccttttcttttttttttaagcttttAGAGAGACTCAAGGAAAAGTGTTGCCAGATTGCTCAATACACAGGAGATTGGACCACTTCACAGACAGCGTGGCCCTTTCTCATCATGGCTGGACTGGAAAAGGTGACTCGAACCCCCTTGATTGGTGGAGCTCAAACCACCCAAGGATATCTGGCCGAGGTAAACCTCAAGCCTCTGATAGGCAGAACTCGGGCTGAATGCCACACATAAGTGTACTTCCAAGTCAATGCCCCGCCCTCCGATGAATTAAAGTTTGGTCACTGGATACAGATAGACACTAAGGTGTCTCCTCCCACATGCATATGCTACCCCAGTCAAAAATAATATCAAGATTCTTGCCAGAAGAGAGAAGATCTAACAAAACGCTGCGGGGGGGACACAGTAAGCAAGTACTTCGAAACCTTCCTTCCAGCAGTGAAAATGCATGGGAACAATTGTTTTGAAACAAGAAATCAACATGCTTTCATGAGAGATCAATAAAGACCAAAATCAATAAGAATAATCATCTTGGATGGAGGAAAAGATGCACATTTCAATCATGCTATACCCTGTATTGGATATATTGCTCATGGCTCGACTCGAACATTCTCCCTGAGAACACATCATAGCAAAGAGCAAAGCATACTTATACATACAAATTCATCTATCCAATGAGAATCGGAAACAGTTCTTCATTTCCAGACTAACAGACTATATGAAAAGAATAGAAAAGGTTGGACTCATACAAAAGCAACTACATCTTGAAAAAACCGAAAGATTCCAGCAGACAAAAGCAGCAGGGAGATAGATGGTCGAGCATAGAAGAATCATGAGAGCTCAAATTAAGGAGGTATCATCTCCAGCTGATAATGGGATCTCAAATACTTGTCGGACTCAGGAAAAGCTTCTGTGTGCCGTGCCATGGCATCTCAATCTAGCTTCACCGAGGAGAAAAGGTAGTGGACAAACCAGAAGGAAGAAATGAAGCCGACGGTGCCGGTGGCAAGCATGATGGCAAGGACCATGAAGAGCGAGTAGCCAAGGTAGAGAGTGGCCGAGACCGGCCCGCTCAAACTCTTGAGATCAAACACCAGATAGTTCACGGAGTACAAGAAGATGTATATGGCGACCGACCCGGATGCGAAGAATGCCTTCCACCACCACCTCCAATCCTCCACACAGAGGTGCATGTAAGTGAGGACGAGGGAAACTTCGGCGCAGACGACAACGAGAAGGATGAGAACAACGAAGAGAAAGCCAAAGACGTAGTAGACCCGGCCCATCCACAAGCTAGACATTATAAAGAAGAGCTCGATGAACAGAGTACCGAATGGCAGCGTGCCGGCGCCGAGAACCAGCAGCCAAGATGGGTACCTCTGGGGAGGGATTTCGCGAGGGATCTGATTAGTCCTCACAGGGTACTCCAAGTGAGGTGCCCTCGCCCCGAGGAATCCGCCCACCATAGTGAGAGGCACGGAGATGCAGAACCAGAGCAGGAGCAATATCACGAACAAGCTGAAGGGGATGGCCCCGGTGCTGCGACTGCCCCAAAGGAGGAAATTGAGGACGGTCAGGATGAGAAAGGCGATACCAGGGAAGAAGCAAGCCACGCGCCACGAGACCGAAACCCAGCCGGCATGATCGCCGCATCGCAAGGTCTTCCAGAGCCTCGCAGCACCATAACCGGCCAGAATCCCGAGAATCATGTAGAAGAAGAGCATTCCGGTGATCAGAGTTCCTCGAGAAGCCGGAGACATGAACCCGAGCGCGGCAAACAGGATTGTCACCACCGCCATGCCGAGAATCTGAAGGCCGTCCCCGACCATGACGCAGAGCAGCGTCGGATTGTCCGGCGCCCGGAAAACGTCGCTGACCACGAGCTTCCACCCGGAGAGCTCCTCATTCATCTGCGCCTGCGCCTCCTTATCGAGCTCCTCGTACCGGGTCAGGTCCCGCCGCACCGTCCGGAGCAAGATCACGAGAACGATCCCGGCGAGGAAGGCGATGACCATCAGCGAGTTGAGGATCGAGAACCAGTGCACCTTGGCGCCCTCCATCTTCAGGTAGGCGTCCCACCGGGACGGCCACTTGATGTCGCTCTCCACGAAATCGACCTCGTAGCTGAAGACCACGGGCTGGTTCTCCTTGATCGCCATCGCCACCGTGGATGGGTCGCAGTTGATCTTCTTCGGGTACTTGTCGTACATCTTGGAGTTCTTGACCGACTCGGGATCGTGCTGGAAGCTGCAGGGGACGACCTCGAAGCCGACGACCATGTATCCGGGCGGGCCGCCGGACTTGCCGGAGTTGGAGGGGATCATCTCGGCCGCGTCGCCGGTGCTCATAACGGAGGCCACATTAGTCTCCTCGTACTTGTGGACCAGAACGGTGAACTTGAGGTGGTTGAAGAGGTAGTAGCCGTCGGCGACCTTGATGCCGACCGGATAGCCGGTCCAGCGGAGGAGGAAGTCGTCGCGCTTGGTGTAGCGGATGGCGGGGAGGTTGTCGAGGATGAGATTGACCTGGTACATCTCGTCGATCCGCTTCTTGAGGAGGTTGAAATCGTCGGCGGAGAGGGGGTCGGAGCGGCAGAGGAAGACGTCGGACTCGTTGGCGCGCATCTTGAAGCGGTAGGGGGAGTTCTCGATGCGGTCGCCCATGAGGAGCTCGCCCAGGTTCTCGGCCACGTCCTTGATGCCCTCCTGGGGCCGGCAGAAGGGGAGCGAGTAGTAGCCGTAGGGGAGCTCGGTCTCGATGGAGGTCAGGGAGTTCACCTTCACGGAAAGAAGGTCGCCGACGCCGTACTTGTGGGGGTAGCTGCCGGGGAGGTAGAAGCCATGGCCGGAGggcagaaggaggaggaggaagaagaagatcgaGATCATGGCGCAAATCTTAGAAGCCATTGAAGATCCGGAGGGCCACCAGATCGGATGAGGGATAGATTATAAAGAGGGGCGATCTAGAGAACCGTAGATCTATTGTGGTTGGCGGTCAGCCATGGCGGAatcgggagaagggggaaggaTAGATCTGAAGAGAGAAAGGGCGAAAAAGAAAGGGAGACGAAGCTGCTCCAAAGGCGTGATTCTTGGATCAGATACGCGTCTTGCGAGGCGATCTTCCAGGGTCGTGCCTCTCGCTGGGCGAGGGTTGGGGTGTGTTATAAGGGAGAAATATCATATGCAGCCAATCAGAGCCATTGATTTCTATAAGCCTATAGCGCATCTTGATGCGCCATAATAAAAATTGATGGGCTGATACATGGCTACGTAGTGTATGCAGTATagtcaataatttttttctacATATACTAATTGACGATATGGCAACGTTATGTCAGAATTTTGATGACgtgattaaaattttatattttttacaacAAATTTTAatcgtttcattttttttatcacaATGACGTATCCGACCTTCAAATCTGATGAGCATTACTGGAACGCAGACTTGTCAAAAACTAGGAAAagatttgacaaaaaaaaaaaaactacctaGAAAATATTTTGAGCATGCTTAGTGACCAATTACTTGACATCTACTTTTTGTTAATAATAGGGGaattaatagaaaaatatcAGGATTTTAAAATGGTAGATGGAAGATCTTTAATACACCAAGCCCATGAGCTTCTGGTGATGGTAGGGGAATTAAAATATGACAGCGTTATTTTACAAGGTAAGTGTCAGGTAGGAGTTGTGATGACTAGAATTCCTCCTCCTTGGGAGGATTGT encodes the following:
- the LOC103715971 gene encoding transmembrane 9 superfamily member 11-like, translating into MASKICAMISIFFFLLLLLPSGHGFYLPGSYPHKYGVGDLLSVKVNSLTSIETELPYGYYSLPFCRPQEGIKDVAENLGELLMGDRIENSPYRFKMRANESDVFLCRSDPLSADDFNLLKKRIDEMYQVNLILDNLPAIRYTKRDDFLLRWTGYPVGIKVADGYYLFNHLKFTVLVHKYEETNVASVMSTGDAAEMIPSNSGKSGGPPGYMVVGFEVVPCSFQHDPESVKNSKMYDKYPKKINCDPSTVAMAIKENQPVVFSYEVDFVESDIKWPSRWDAYLKMEGAKVHWFSILNSLMVIAFLAGIVLVILLRTVRRDLTRYEELDKEAQAQMNEELSGWKLVVSDVFRAPDNPTLLCVMVGDGLQILGMAVVTILFAALGFMSPASRGTLITGMLFFYMILGILAGYGAARLWKTLRCGDHAGWVSVSWRVACFFPGIAFLILTVLNFLLWGSRSTGAIPFSLFVILLLLWFCISVPLTMVGGFLGARAPHLEYPVRTNQIPREIPPQRYPSWLLVLGAGTLPFGTLFIELFFIMSSLWMGRVYYVFGFLFVVLILLVVVCAEVSLVLTYMHLCVEDWRWWWKAFFASGSVAIYIFLYSVNYLVFDLKSLSGPVSATLYLGYSLFMVLAIMLATGTVGFISSFWFVHYLFSSVKLD